One Amaranthus tricolor cultivar Red isolate AtriRed21 chromosome 1, ASM2621246v1, whole genome shotgun sequence DNA window includes the following coding sequences:
- the LOC130813827 gene encoding deacetoxyvindoline 4-hydroxylase-like codes for MSDSECSRIDDLKAFDEAKSGVQGLIESGTTTVPTIFVRSTEDRSKDFDTCVENISVPVLDLANFSANDDNRTTEVAKEMVSASKEWGFFQVVNHGIPLETLDKMIECGRMFHEQDAEAKMKYYSRDFSMTFTYVSNHDLYKSTSANWRDNFYFNTTFSGKMDPQQLPSICKDAVLEYVNQILKLCDRVLMLLSIGLDLKPETLGELEIKKGWNLGCNYYPACPEPELTLGAHGHADTNFLTILLQDQIGGLQVLHQNKWVNVNPIYGALIVNIGDALQMVSNDQLKSVYHRVIAKNVGPRISLPLFFNGLFSSKKIYGPIKELISEENPPIYKDFTIEEMMTYFFSKSLDDLGIEHFKLNSIL; via the exons ATGAGCGATTCAGAGTGTAGTCGAATCGATGATCTTAAAGCATTTGATGAAGCAAAATCGGGTGTACAAGGACTGATAGAATCAGGAACAACAACTGTTCCTACCATATTTGTTAGATCAACGGAGGATCGTTCAAAAGATTTCGATACTTGTGTTGAAAACATAAGTGTACCTGTTTTGGATCTCGCCAATTTTAGCGCAAATGATGATAATCGTACAACAGAGGTTGCTAAAGAAATGGTTTCAGCTTCCAAAGAATGGGGATTCTTTCAAGTTGTAAATCATGGAATTCCATTGGAAACGTtggataagatgattgaatgtGGTCGTATGTTTCATGAACAAGATGCTGAGGCTAAGATGAAATATTATAGTCGTGATTTTTCTATGACGTTCACTTATGTGTCCAACCATGACTTGTATAAGTCAACTTCTGCTAATTGGAGGGATAACTTTTATTTCAACACTACTTTTTCTGGTAAAATGGATCCTCAACAGTTGCCTTCAATTTGCAA GGATGCTGTGTTGGAGTATGTAAATCAAATCCTTAAGTTGTGTGATCGAGTACTTATGTTACTATCAATAGGTCTTGATTTAAAACCAGAAACACTTGGAGAACTAGAAATTAAGAAAGGCTGGAATTTAGGTTGCAACTATTACCCAGCATGTCCAGAACCAGAATTAACATTAGGAGCTCACGGACATGCTGATACCAACTTCTTGACAATACTGTTGCAAGATCAAATTGGCGGCCTTCAAGTTCTTCATCAAAACAAATGGGTTAATGTTAACCCTATTTATGGCGCCTTGATTGTTAACATTGGTGATGCACTTCag ATGGTATCAAATGACCAATTGAAAAGTGTGTATCACAGAGTAATTGCAAAAAATGTTGGACCAAGGATATCTCTTCCATTGTTTTTCAATGGTCTTTTTTCATCTAAGAAGATTTATGGTCCAATTAAGGAGCTGATTTCAGAAGAAAATCCACCTATTTATAAGGATTTTACGATTGAAGAGATGATGACATACTTCTTTTCCAAGTCTCTTGATGATTTGGGAATTGAACATTTTAAACTAAACTCGATATTGTGA
- the LOC130824135 gene encoding transcription factor bHLH104-like isoform X2: MGSFDDSAWDLPLNYFNDDDASPNFSWVHPSSCFEIDFSQTSSVLQEQECDMEFPKKRGRTTVCSNPKSKACRERERREKLNDSFLNLSSVLEPERAAKTDKLAILSDAIRVVKQLRNEAAEYKEENKKLQQEIESLKAEKNELRDEKSTLKAEKEKMEQQMKAMAISGAGMIPPYPAAYQAGPNKMAVYPSYGMFPMWHYLPPSTRDTSRDHELRPPAA; encoded by the exons ATGGGCTCTTTTGATGATAGTGCTTGGGATTTACCCCTTAATTATTTCAATGATGATGACGCTTCCCCTAATTTCTCTTGGGTTCATCCCAg TTCTTGTTTTGAAATTGACTTTTCACAAACAAGTAGTGTGCTACAAGAACAAGAATGTGATATGGAATTTCCCAAGAAAAG GGGACGTACAACTGTCTGCAGCAACCCAAAGAGTAAGGCATGCCGTGAAAGGGAGAGACGCGAGAAGTTGAATGACAG CTTTTTGAACTTGAGCTCTGTGTTGGAACCTGAAAGAGCTGCCAAAACCGACAAACTGGCTATATTATCTGATGCTATTAGAGTTGTGAAGCAGCTTAGGAATGAAGCCGCGGAGTATAAAGAGGAGAATAAAAAGTTACAACAGGAGATTGAAAGCTTAAAG GCTGAAAAGAATGAACTTCGGGATGAGAAATCAACATTGAAggcagaaaaagaaaaaatggagCAGCAAATGAAGGCAATGGCTATTTCGGGTGCTGGAATGATTCCTCCTTATCCAGCAGCCTACCAAGCTGGACCAAATAAGATGGCTGTGTATCCTAGTTATGGTATGTTTCCTATGTGGCATTATCTACCACCCTCTACTCGTGATACTTCTCGTGATCACGAACTCAGGCCTCCCGCTGCTTAA
- the LOC130824135 gene encoding transcription factor bHLH104-like isoform X1 → MGSFDDSAWDLPLNYFNDDDASPNFSWVHPSIEIDFSQTSNMMQEQDSEGNLPRKSSCFEIDFSQTSSVLQEQECDMEFPKKRGRTTVCSNPKSKACRERERREKLNDSFLNLSSVLEPERAAKTDKLAILSDAIRVVKQLRNEAAEYKEENKKLQQEIESLKAEKNELRDEKSTLKAEKEKMEQQMKAMAISGAGMIPPYPAAYQAGPNKMAVYPSYGMFPMWHYLPPSTRDTSRDHELRPPAA, encoded by the exons ATGGGCTCTTTTGATGATAGTGCTTGGGATTTACCCCTTAATTATTTCAATGATGATGACGCTTCCCCTAATTTCTCTTGGGTTCATCCCAg CATCGAGATTGACTTTTCTCAGACAAGTAATATGATGCAAGAACAAGATTCTGAGGGAAATCTTCCCAGGAAAAG TTCTTGTTTTGAAATTGACTTTTCACAAACAAGTAGTGTGCTACAAGAACAAGAATGTGATATGGAATTTCCCAAGAAAAG GGGACGTACAACTGTCTGCAGCAACCCAAAGAGTAAGGCATGCCGTGAAAGGGAGAGACGCGAGAAGTTGAATGACAG CTTTTTGAACTTGAGCTCTGTGTTGGAACCTGAAAGAGCTGCCAAAACCGACAAACTGGCTATATTATCTGATGCTATTAGAGTTGTGAAGCAGCTTAGGAATGAAGCCGCGGAGTATAAAGAGGAGAATAAAAAGTTACAACAGGAGATTGAAAGCTTAAAG GCTGAAAAGAATGAACTTCGGGATGAGAAATCAACATTGAAggcagaaaaagaaaaaatggagCAGCAAATGAAGGCAATGGCTATTTCGGGTGCTGGAATGATTCCTCCTTATCCAGCAGCCTACCAAGCTGGACCAAATAAGATGGCTGTGTATCCTAGTTATGGTATGTTTCCTATGTGGCATTATCTACCACCCTCTACTCGTGATACTTCTCGTGATCACGAACTCAGGCCTCCCGCTGCTTAA